tctaaaAGAATTACActattagtaaataaataaataaaagaagtagccaaaaaaaaaaaaagagacaaaatgcttaaaaaaaaaaggaagcagaaaaaaaaaattaccattgataaataaataaacaaatgaagcataaaaagaaaagatcaaatggttaaaaaaaggaagcagtaaaaaaaaaatcaccattggtaaataaataaacaaaataagcaaaaaaaaaaaaattgaccaaatggttaataaaaaaggaagcagcaaaaaaaaaaaaaaattaaatgcatcattggtaaataaataaacaaatgaagcaacaaaaaaaaaaagaccaaatggtttctctcagttaaaaaaaaaaaggaatcagagaaaaaaaatacaccattagtaaataaataaacaaatgaagtagcaaaaaaaaagtagaaaaaaaaatttgcagcattggtaaataaataaaatattataaaaggtACTACAAGTACTTGTGGGTCATATCATATTACTAACTATAACAAAGCCAAactaatcttatctcatctctaaaaacaaacacatatttcatctaatctcatctcatctaaatatatttcaaaaaattttatctcatctcatctttaaaaataaacacatatttcatcttatctcatcacaCGTCtcaatatatttcaaaaaaatttattttatttcatttcatcttatatcATTTCTGAAAACAGACGAGATCTaaagtttttaaattatgattaggcttcaagaaaataaataaataataaaaattcgaCGTGATCAGTACAACGCATCCTAGTTTGTAACGAGGGGTAGAACCTCTTCATTTCCCGGCGACGGGTTTCTTGGTGtgctaattttaatttttgtttttatttctagTTTTGTAAGAATTCTAAAAGTTGTAAGAGCCTAAAGCCAAAACGCTATATTTTTCAACGCAATTTTAAACATACACATCTTAATTTGTAACAAGAGGTAGAACCTTTCCATTTCTCTGCGACGGGTGCTTGGTGTGCTAATtctagttttgtttttgttttttttttttggtttttctggGTAGACTTCGATTGATCTGATGTTTTGAGTGATCATGTCAATAACGTAAAATGCCACGAGTACTGGATTTCATGAAGAATGGGTTCAATCTTATcacatctttatttatttattagaaagGTCGTTTACCACTCACCCACTACAAGCTGAATAAATCAGTCTACTGAATACCAAACAAAATAGGGATAGCTGTAGTTTGAAGACTTTTGGCTCTTAATTATGTAAGCATACTGAAAGTTCAAACAAATGAcaattcatattatatatataataataataatactatttgAAGTCTTTTATGTCACACATCATTCACATGATacaatttaatttgtaaaatttaaattctaaaaatttttctttcaaatcaaattatacaatACTATGTTGTAGTATAACTCAGGGATTTCACGTGGGATAGTTCTGACTTTAGACTAGATCGAATCATGAGTATATGAATAAGTTTTTGTTGCTGAAAATATATGTCGTATCTATTGCATTCACACatcaacaagaaaaaaagatgtgaattTGGATCCTGCCGTAAAGAACCCTAGTAATATTAGACCAAACAGGAAAATTctcaccaccccccccccccccccccccccccccccccccaaaaacctCAATTGccatctatttttctttcttctatcaAGTAATAGTAGATTCTACAAAACGAGTAAGATTATATAACTGTAGATGACCAGCTCTGATCATAATTTAGTTTCTCCAATTGTTGGACGCCAGAAACCCTTCTTACCAACAAGAAACTGATCCTCATAAAGCGTTAGTGACCAATTCAGCGATTGCAATATTGGACTAAGCTTCTTAATCATTTCCATGGTGTCCTGAATCAAAACGTACCCACCTGGTCTCAATATGCGATCCATCTCGACGACTACATCTACAGCATCACATCTGACAAAATCACAAACGGGTCACCATTAGTAAAGCAAAATCGAAATATTTTTTCAGTAAAACATAGATGTATTTTGAGCCAAAAAGAGAGGCAATACATGTGCTtctatttcattcataaaaatttcCTTTATCAGTCGTGAGTCAGCTCGTTAAAATGGAATTTTACCTTTGTGAATGATCTCTGAAGAGAAAGCTGGAGTGCACTAGATCATATGTTCGAGGATAGGTATTAAAAGACTCGCACCAGTCATGATAGATTCCAATCAACCCTCTATCAAATATAATGGATAGAGTATCTGGCACATTGATGGGGATGACATTCATTACCCAGGCAGGTAGATCAATAAGGGCAGCAGCAAAACTGAAGTAAGCAAAAAACCGAATTCAGTTTAGAGAATAGATGAAGGGTGGGCTCTCAGTTTGCTATTGATGAAACCTTAAGATGACACATTAGAAAAAGCCCCATAAATGCAGAAGCATGGACTCCACGCAACAAAGAAGTACAGACAAATATCAGCTCCGAATTTGAATGCTCACCATTAAATGGAGAACCAAAAATTAATGGTTaactaaaaaaacaaagaaaaatgaagaaaaatggaagtaACATAGTGCTAACTTGGTATACTTTACCCTCCATAACGAGCATTCATATCCATCACATTCCTTACACTTGACCAGTTAATGGCAAGTTCTTTCAAATAAACATCAGATACAAGTGCAGACCAACGCTTTGTGTCCTCATAAAACATTTCTTCAGCACCTGATTCGCTTGTTAGGCTTGGGGGCTTACTGCTAAGCCTCTTGGGCCAGGGCATAGGCCAGGGCAACAAATTACCCATACTATCAACTGGAAGCAGAGAAACACAACTACTGAGAGGTGCATACCTACCACGGAAATATACACAAAGATTAGCACCTACAGTTCAGTATTCTGATCAGAAAATTATCTTTCTTAATTCAACCTATGGGACATATTTGTTGCACTGCACTAACATTTTGTGTGGTATAGGAATCATAAATTGATGCACAGATTTTCAACTGCCACATTCTCTGCAATAAGCATGTTACATGTGCCACTACCACTAGCACTAATAATAGCAGCAACAGCAGATGCAGTATTAGTTCGATGGAGAGATTATATGTTTTAGAAAAATACCATGAACTGTTTTTCCAATCTTTCTGTTCACATAAGGGTAGAttattttctttgtgtttttcatAGCAGGAAGGTGAGACAGGCTTCTGGTATATTACAAGACCAATTCCAGATGAATCAACAGTCTTAGCCACAACTTTCCAGCACATTGATTTTGTCAGAGCCGTCACAGCTGCAAGAAACATTAAACGACAATTCCCAACTTTGATCAACTAGACACCTTTTCAAGCTTTTCAGGATCTCATATTACTTGAGTGACACATTTGAGAGAGTGAGGTCAGATTACATACCCTTCCATATATTTTGATCTCTTTCATCGTCACGGTAAACTGGCGTGGCAGACCAAACAAAAAAACCACCAGGCCTAATAATTCTGTTGAGCTCTAATAATGGTTTCCCACctaaaatttacaacaaaaagaaagaaaataatcaatgaataaaatatagagCTTCAAACTTAATGGTGAAAAGCGGTTACAAAAAGTACCATCTGCATCCCAGTGAACCCTGCAGCGTGCACAATGAATCAAATCATATGCATTGTCCGGAAACGTCAGCCTTTGCGTTCCAATGACAGAAAGAGTAGCAGGAATTCCTCGTTCAAGAGCAAACTGTATCTGAGCTTCATGCTCATCCTTTGGAGCAAATGACATTGTAATAACATTTCTATCCAGCAAATATCCACCAAAGCTAGCAACACCACAACCGACATCTAATATAACCCTGACATGCCTTCCCCATTTAATAGCTGGTAATGTCTGGTAacacaagggaaaaaaaaaataatcatcacATAGttataaacataaaataaaatccattgATCCCAAACACAACATACTCATTTTTCAGACTTCATTGAAGAGAAATCCAAACTAAGGATCCGCCCTCCAAAACTCAGCCAATGTTTACGGAAGGAATTCTGGAAATATCATATAAGAACCACTTGCACAGTCTGTCTACAGCTATGCTAGTTCCACGTCGAATTAGAAATAAATACAGACCGCTATAGCTCTTAAGGTTTAAAGGCAGGTGAAACTGCAAAATGGTATACCTTTTCTATAAATTCAATGTAACTAGTGACTCCTTCCTTGAATTGAGTGCCACCTCCAGGAAAAACAAGATAATCACCAGATTTACGCACCCAGTTTTGGTCTTTCTTGTACTCAACAAGCTTCGGGTGAGGAACATTATCATACCAAACctggaaaaaacaaaatatcttgattagtaaaataaaaaagaagtatGTAATCAATCATCATGTTGATACATACTATTTCAGCTAAAGCAGATTTCCATTGAAGGACCAGGATATTTTCTTTAGGAACTTAAATTTTACAATCAATTGTTCAGAAGCCCAAATCAATACGGTAAGAGTTACTGGAAAAACCGAGAGTAAGAGATATGATTTAGTAAAATAGGCCTGCTATTATATCACAAATCCAAACTCCAAACAGAGTACCAAGTAAGAAACATGCATTAAACATGTAATGAAGCATTCAAACTGGTGGCTGACACCCAAAATTACGTTTTCTTTGAAAGTTATTTCTCAAAACCTTTGTAATTACGCAGCGTCACTCTGAGAATGAATGTATATCTCCCAGAATGTTGAAACAAGACGCAGTCATATTCGTGTTTTCCAAACTTGCAGCGTGAATCGGCACTAGTTTTTGAAATGGTGAATTAGATTTAATCTATAACGATCCGAAAGTAACTGGAAAAAGAGCTAAAGAGGGAGAAAGAAACGAGTAGCAGATGTCAAAAAGTGAAATCTGGTGTCCGGAATTAAAACTCATGGGTGAACCCATATATggcatgttacatgtatgtaaTAAAGCAAATCTTACCAAAGAATTAATCTCACCATGTCCCTGCTCTTTGGCCACGGAAGCGGGATCCTGTAACCAGTGGGAAGGGGAACCAAGCAGCGGGGGGTAGGGTCTGGGCAATGCCGCTCCCTGTGCTCCATATGCCTTCTGGACTTCAAAGCCTTGATCGCCTTTAAGTTATCCAAACAAGGGATATAGTCGAGGGCCACGGAACCTTTACAGAGCGTCCAACGAAACATGGAGGTATCGTTTTGAGAGGGGAGAATGGGAAGAGAGGGAGTTGTAGGGTAAGAGGGATGTGGGGAGGTAAGGGAGGAGTAGTAGAGGAAGAGCGGGTAAGGAGTGGTATTGGTGAAGAGAAGGATTGAGAAGCAGATAAGCAGGACTGAGAGGGTTACTATGAATGGGTACTTTCGTTCTTTGATTAAGCTCGGCACTGTGAATGCGATGGCCATAttccggagagagagagagagagagagagagagagagagagctctatAGAACAAAGGAGCTGATCAAGAATCAAGTAAGATCTGAatgaacagagagagagagagagagagagagagagagagagagagagagaggtggtaATCGTACGACGGAATTAGAAATGTCGGTATCTGGGGGTGATTAAACATTATTAAAATAGAAGTAAACGGAAGGCTGACTTTTTACCAAAGAGGTTCGATTTTTCAGACTTCAGAAAATCCCAAGAACCGAAGTATTTTCGGCTGGGCTAAACAACTTGGGACAGTAATTAGCTAGTATATTTTGGGTTGGGCGGTATTTGGGCTAAGCAGAGATCAGCCCGAGTAGCTCAAGCCCTGCATGCAGCATGCTATCTTCAATGAAATGTGCAAGCTATAAGATCACATTCATGCTCTGTGCTCATCGAACCGAATcaatcttaaaaattataatgtgaaTCTCACAATATTTTTGGGTAAAAGTGTAAATCTCAGATAAACATCTAAGAGCATTGGTAGTGGGCTCAACAAAGTCAAATTATAGCTAAAAAATAgctaaaatgtgaaaaaaaatctacaatggACTCATCAAGTATACAGTAAATTTAGCTACCAATCTGTTGGCTAGCTAAATTTATTGAGCCAAAACCACtaactaaataatatttttagagtaaaatattcttccataatattaaaatattctttagaGTAAAATATTCTTCCATATTAGAGCCAAAAccactagtaaaatatttttagagtaaaatacaacaataatataaccataaattttaatacaacaataaactttaatacaaccataatttttaatataatcatatttaaattacaattagaattaaaattcaataaaaagttcaaaatcaatattttaatagaatagtgaaagatttgttgagTCTATTATTTGGTGTTATAAAAAGTAGCTAGTTaaaatttgtgaaagtgaaAACTTTAACTAAAGTTTATTGAGCCCACTACTAGTGCTCTAATATTTGTGCTTATTTGACTCCATCAAACAATTAAAGAGAATCTCAATAATTAAGCATCGCGTAATCTCTATACTCAGAATATtggaattatttataataaagatGAGTTAAAATGCCGTTGCaattttaagtttaaattttaaaattttactgaGAACCATCTAAGTTGCCGACCATTACTAGTACATGAGTGGGAATGCTCAATTTAGCCAAACCCAGGTTAGGTTTGCAGTAAGAGCAGTCCTCAGCTCCAACATATTCATTCTGGAAATAGCATTGTACAGCCAAGTAGTATCTATGATTCCTTTATTCAACAAAGGCATGCCGATCGGGTACCGACCTGACCtcttctaatttcttttttctgttccTCGTTACCTTTTTTATTGAAGGGTGTAAAACATCCCGTTTACACAAAttaaattacaacaaaaatcatataCTTGTATGAATCAGCGGCCCATGCGCAGGGGAAGAGATAATTGCCCACAAAAGCACGAACAATTTAGGTTTGGAAT
This genomic interval from Carya illinoinensis cultivar Pawnee chromosome 2, C.illinoinensisPawnee_v1, whole genome shotgun sequence contains the following:
- the LOC122301527 gene encoding probable methyltransferase PMT23; the encoded protein is MAIAFTVPSLIKERKYPFIVTLSVLLICFSILLFTNTTPYPLFLYYSSLTSPHPSYPTTPSLPILPSQNDTSMFRWTLCKGSVALDYIPCLDNLKAIKALKSRRHMEHRERHCPDPTPRCLVPLPTGYRIPLPWPKSRDMVWYDNVPHPKLVEYKKDQNWVRKSGDYLVFPGGGTQFKEGVTSYIEFIEKTLPAIKWGRHVRVILDVGCGVASFGGYLLDRNVITMSFAPKDEHEAQIQFALERGIPATLSVIGTQRLTFPDNAYDLIHCARCRVHWDADGGKPLLELNRIIRPGGFFVWSATPVYRDDERDQNIWKAVTALTKSMCWKVVAKTVDSSGIGLVIYQKPVSPSCYEKHKENNLPLCEQKDWKNSSWYAPLSSCVSLLPVDSMGNLLPWPMPWPKRLSSKPPSLTSESGAEEMFYEDTKRWSALVSDVYLKELAINWSSVRNVMDMNARYGGFAAALIDLPAWVMNVIPINVPDTLSIIFDRGLIGIYHDWCESFNTYPRTYDLVHSSFLFRDHSQRCDAVDVVVEMDRILRPGGYVLIQDTMEMIKKLSPILQSLNWSLTLYEDQFLVGKKGFWRPTIGETKL